GGCACGAGCTCGCCGCCTTTCTGCGCAGCCGGCGCGAGCGCATCACCCCCGAACAGGTCGGCCTCCCGCGCGGCCGGCGCCGCCGTACGCCCGGTCTGCGCCGCGAGGAGGTCGCGCACCTCTCCGCCGTCGGCGTCACCTGGTACACCTGGCTGGAGCAGGCCCGTGACATCCAGGTCTCCCCGCAGGTCCTCGACGCCCTCGCCGACGCGCTGCTCCTCGACCCGACCGAGCGGAGCCACCTCTTCGCCCTCGCCGGGCAGTCCGACCCGCACCCCGGGGCGCCCTCGCCGGCCGTCACGCCCGCGCTGCGCCGGATGCTCGACCAGCTGGAACCGCTGCCCGCCGCCGTCCAGAACAGCCGGTTCGACTTCCTCGCCCACAACCGGACCTTCGGGCGGCTCTTCTGCGACCTGGACGCCCTGCCCCGCGAGGACCGCAACTCCCTCTGGCTCGCCTTCACCAACGACGACTTCCGGGCCGCCGCCACCGACCTGCCGGACCTCCTCCCCATCCTCGCCGGGAAGCTCCGCGCCGCCATGGCCGAGCACCTGGCGGAGCCCGCCTGGAAGGCGCTCGTCCAGCGGCTCGAAGGGGCCTCGTGCGAGTTCCGGGAGATCTGGGCCCGGCACGACGTGGTCGCGCCGGGCGGCCGCACCAAGGTCATCCACAATGCCCGCGTCGGCGTGCTCCGCTTCGAGCACACCAACCTGTGGCTCGGCCCGACCTCCGGACCGTGCCTCGTCACGTACGTCCCCGTGGACGAGAAGTCCCGGGCGGGCGTCGAGCGGCTCCTCGCCCTCGTGATCGAGGAGGAGGAGACGCGGGCCGCGGCCGCGGCCGAAGGCGCTCGGGGCGAGGCCGCCCGGGACCGGCCCGCTCAGGTCGACGCCGCTTCCGCCGTCCTCTGAGGTTCCTCCTCCTCCGCCAGGCCGCGCGCCGTGCGCTCCGCCGTGCGTCGCGCCCAGGCCCCGCTCGTCAGCGCCCCCACCACGAGGACGGCGGCACCGCAGCCCGTCACGATCCAGTAGCCCGGGCGGGCCGCCGTCACGAACGCCTCCGGAGCCCCCGCCCTCATCCCCGCCGCCAGGACCGCGCCGATCACCGCCACCCCGAGGGTCTGCCCGACCTGGCGGCTCGTCGAGGCCAGCGCCGCCGCCACCCCGGCCTGCGCCCGGGGCATCCCGGAGACGGCGGTGTTCGTGATCGGCGCGTTCACCAGCCCGAAGCCGATGCCGAAGAGCACGTACCCCGTGAAGAGCAGCGGATCGCTCGTCTCGGCCTCGAAGGCGGCGAAAAGGAGCGGCCCGGCCGTCGTCGCCGCACCCGCGAGCAGCAGCGAGGGGCGCGGCCCGCGCGCCGCCGTCAGCCGCCCCGACAGCGGTGCGAAGACGAAGGTCATGGCGGCCAGCGGCAGCATGCAGAGCCCCGCCTCCAGCGGGGAGAGGCCGCGTACGTCCTGGAGGTACAGGGTGTTCAGGAAGAGGAAGCCGCCGAGCGCCGCGAAGGCGCAGACCGCGATGACGGTCGCCCCGCTGAACGGCGCGCTGCGGAAGAACCGCAGGTCGATCAGGGGCTCGCGGCGCCTCGGCTCGTACAGGAGCACCCCGGTGAGCGCGGCGGCCGCGATCCCGGCGAAGAGCGGGTCGGTCTCGATGATCGCGTACGTGAGTGATCCGAGGAGCACCGCCACCAGGAGCTGTCCGACGGGGTCGGCGCGGCGGGGCCGGGGGGCGCGGGACTCGGGGACGTACCGCAGGGTGAGGAGCAGGGCGAGGGCGGCGACCGGCAGGTTCACCCAGAAGATCGCCCGCCAGCCCACCGACTCGACGAGCAGCCCGCCCACGAGCGGGCCTGCGGCCATGGAGACGCCGATGACCGCGCCCCAGACGCCGATGGCACGCGCGCGTGCGGCGGGTTCCGTGAAGGTGTTGGTGATGATCGACATGGCGACGGGGTTCAGCATCGAGCCGCCCACCGCCTGGACCGCCCGGAAGGCGATCAGCGTCTCCAGGCTGGGCGCGAGGGAGCAGAGCAGCGAGCCGAGCGCGAAGACGGCCAGTCCGGTGACGAAGACCTTGCGGCGGCCGATCCGGTCGGCGGTGGAGCCCGCGAGCATCAGGAGGCAGGCGAGGACGAGGGTGTAGGCGTCGATCGTCCACTGGAGGCCGGAGACGGAGGCGTCCAGGTCGCGCCGGATGGAGGGCAGGGCGACGTTGAGCGCGGTGTTGTCCAGGCTGACGATGAGCAGGCTCATGCAGCAGATCGCCAGGACGACGAGTTCCCGGCCACGGGGGAGCCGCGCG
The sequence above is a segment of the Streptomyces sp. NBC_01255 genome. Coding sequences within it:
- a CDS encoding MmyB family transcriptional regulator — encoded protein: MTTTAVAGSPGTRRHELAAFLRSRRERITPEQVGLPRGRRRRTPGLRREEVAHLSAVGVTWYTWLEQARDIQVSPQVLDALADALLLDPTERSHLFALAGQSDPHPGAPSPAVTPALRRMLDQLEPLPAAVQNSRFDFLAHNRTFGRLFCDLDALPREDRNSLWLAFTNDDFRAAATDLPDLLPILAGKLRAAMAEHLAEPAWKALVQRLEGASCEFREIWARHDVVAPGGRTKVIHNARVGVLRFEHTNLWLGPTSGPCLVTYVPVDEKSRAGVERLLALVIEEEETRAAAAAEGARGEAARDRPAQVDAASAVL
- a CDS encoding MFS transporter, producing the protein MPELTRARLPRGRELVVLAICCMSLLIVSLDNTALNVALPSIRRDLDASVSGLQWTIDAYTLVLACLLMLAGSTADRIGRRKVFVTGLAVFALGSLLCSLAPSLETLIAFRAVQAVGGSMLNPVAMSIITNTFTEPAARARAIGVWGAVIGVSMAAGPLVGGLLVESVGWRAIFWVNLPVAALALLLTLRYVPESRAPRPRRADPVGQLLVAVLLGSLTYAIIETDPLFAGIAAAALTGVLLYEPRRREPLIDLRFFRSAPFSGATVIAVCAFAALGGFLFLNTLYLQDVRGLSPLEAGLCMLPLAAMTFVFAPLSGRLTAARGPRPSLLLAGAATTAGPLLFAAFEAETSDPLLFTGYVLFGIGFGLVNAPITNTAVSGMPRAQAGVAAALASTSRQVGQTLGVAVIGAVLAAGMRAGAPEAFVTAARPGYWIVTGCGAAVLVVGALTSGAWARRTAERTARGLAEEEEPQRTAEAAST